In a genomic window of Anaerolineales bacterium:
- a CDS encoding class I SAM-dependent methyltransferase, which yields MTQTASDLTFTLMADIGMPIRNLFLNPKRMMEEIAVLPGEKVLDFGCGPGVYTFMLADQVGEKGVVYALDVHPQALRRIEAGKRGGKYVQVRTILSDGATSLPDGTLDRVVCFDVFHLLEDPQRILREFHRVLKPQGTLYVNDHHLKDEDILAGVSGSGFFAVRKWYGKTFHFERA from the coding sequence ATGACGCAAACAGCATCGGATTTGACGTTCACCCTGATGGCGGACATCGGTATGCCGATCCGCAACCTTTTCTTGAATCCGAAAAGGATGATGGAGGAGATCGCGGTGCTTCCCGGCGAGAAGGTGCTGGATTTCGGCTGCGGCCCCGGGGTGTACACCTTCATGCTGGCCGATCAGGTCGGCGAAAAGGGCGTCGTCTACGCGCTCGATGTCCATCCCCAGGCCTTGCGCAGGATCGAGGCGGGGAAGCGGGGCGGGAAGTACGTCCAGGTCCGGACGATTCTTTCGGACGGCGCGACCTCCCTTCCGGACGGAACCCTGGACCGCGTTGTGTGCTTTGACGTGTTCCATTTGCTCGAGGATCCGCAACGGATTCTGCGGGAGTTCCACCGCGTGTTGAAGCCGCAGGGAACCCTGTATGTGAACGACCATCACCTGAAGGATGAGGACATCCTCGCCGGCGTTTCCGGCTCGGGATTCTTTGCCGTCCGGAAATGGTACGGGAAGACATTTCACTTCGAGCGGGCTTAG
- the icd gene encoding NADP-dependent isocitrate dehydrogenase, which yields MAEPMITPPAEGQPVVWQDGRLNVPDRPILPFIEGDGTGRDIWRAAARVLDAAVRKAYGGVRRIAWMEVYAGEKAFREYGTWLPDSTVQAFRTYLVGIKGPLTTPVGGGIRSLNVALRKLLDLYVCLRPVRYFPGVPSPVLHPEKVDMVIFRENTEDIYTGIEFEDGTPDARRFLDLLREQFPAEFAKIRFPASAGVGIKPISREGTERLVRAAIQYALDHRRRSVTIVHKGNIMKFTEGAFRNWGYSVAEREFGERVYTWSQWERTKSAHGESAAAAEQQSALAAGRMLVKDAIADITFQQTITRADEFDVIACPNLNGDFLSDALAAQVGGIGIAPGGNINFATGHAVFEATHGTAPKYADLDKVNPGSVILSGEMMLRHLGWDEAADLILRGMEGAIAARTVTYDFARLMQGAKEVKCSEFGDAVISWMDRPRNAAASAKKPAREAAAGKPAAAKKPVKGKPNRQQPE from the coding sequence ATGGCCGAACCGATGATCACCCCGCCGGCGGAAGGGCAGCCCGTCGTCTGGCAGGACGGCCGGCTGAACGTGCCGGACCGCCCGATCCTTCCGTTCATCGAAGGCGACGGGACCGGAAGGGACATCTGGCGCGCCGCGGCGCGCGTGCTCGACGCCGCCGTGCGGAAAGCCTACGGCGGAGTCCGCCGGATCGCCTGGATGGAAGTGTATGCCGGAGAGAAAGCCTTTCGCGAATACGGAACCTGGCTCCCCGATTCCACAGTGCAGGCTTTCCGCACATACCTGGTGGGGATCAAAGGCCCGCTGACCACGCCCGTGGGCGGCGGAATCCGCTCGTTGAACGTCGCGCTGCGGAAATTGCTCGACCTGTACGTCTGCCTGCGCCCGGTGCGCTATTTTCCCGGCGTTCCCTCCCCCGTCCTGCATCCGGAAAAGGTGGATATGGTGATTTTCCGCGAAAACACGGAAGACATCTACACCGGGATCGAGTTCGAGGACGGAACTCCCGACGCGCGCCGCTTCCTGGACCTGCTGCGCGAACAGTTTCCGGCCGAGTTCGCCAAGATCCGCTTTCCCGCCTCGGCCGGCGTGGGGATCAAGCCGATCTCCCGCGAGGGCACGGAGCGGCTGGTGCGGGCGGCGATCCAATATGCGCTCGACCACCGCCGCCGCTCGGTGACGATCGTGCACAAGGGCAACATCATGAAGTTCACCGAGGGGGCCTTCCGCAACTGGGGCTACTCGGTGGCGGAGCGCGAATTCGGCGAGCGGGTGTACACCTGGTCGCAGTGGGAGCGGACCAAATCCGCGCACGGCGAATCGGCGGCGGCGGCCGAACAACAATCGGCGCTGGCCGCCGGGCGGATGCTGGTAAAGGACGCGATTGCCGACATCACCTTCCAGCAGACGATCACCCGCGCCGACGAATTCGACGTGATCGCCTGCCCCAACCTGAACGGGGATTTCCTCTCCGACGCGCTCGCCGCGCAGGTGGGGGGAATCGGGATCGCCCCCGGCGGAAACATCAACTTCGCCACCGGCCACGCGGTCTTCGAAGCGACCCACGGCACCGCGCCCAAGTACGCCGACCTGGATAAGGTCAACCCCGGCTCGGTGATCCTTTCCGGCGAGATGATGCTGCGCCACCTCGGCTGGGACGAGGCGGCGGATTTGATCCTGCGCGGGATGGAAGGGGCGATCGCCGCGAGGACCGTGACCTACGATTTCGCACGCCTGATGCAGGGCGCCAAAGAAGTGAAGTGCTCCGAGTTCGGCGACGCGGTGATTTCCTGGATGGACCGCCCGCGGAATGCGGCAGCTTCCGCGAAGAAGCCGGCGCGGGAAGCGGCGGCGGGCAAGCCGGCCGCCGCGAAAAAACCGGTTAAGGGAAAGCCGAATCGGCAACAACCGGAATAA